One genomic window of Nicotiana sylvestris chromosome 10, ASM39365v2, whole genome shotgun sequence includes the following:
- the LOC138880086 gene encoding uncharacterized protein yields the protein MIAGLELAKALGAAVIEAKYDSLVVVSQVNGSFEVQYNQMQRYLDKLQMTLHRFKEWMLDHVPREQNSEADALANLGSSVEEDDIILGTVIQLSKSVVEEGHAEINSTSLTRYWRNKYIDYLKHGKLPANPKESRTLQTKAARFSLDENGMLYRITFDGPLAVCLGPGDTDYVLREIYEGTCGNHFGADSLVRKVI from the coding sequence atgattgcaggtcttgaaCTAGCCAAGGCCCTTGGGGCAGCGGTCATCGAGGCAAAATATGACTCTCTTGTGGTAGTAAGTCAAGTAAACGGGAGCTTCGAGGTTCAATATAACcaaatgcagaggtacttggacaaacttCAAATGACgttgcaccgcttcaaggagtggatgctggatcatgtacctcgagaacagaatagcgaggccgatgcacttgcaaacttgggatcatcagttgaagaagatgatatcaTCCTGGGGACTGTCATCCAACTATCGAAGTCGGTGGTCGAAGAAGGCCATGCAGAGATTAATTCAACAAGTTTAACGCGgtattggaggaataagtacatcgacTACTTGAAGCATGGGAAGCTCCCCGCGAACCCAAAGGAGTCGAGAACACTTCAAACCAAAGCAGCTCGATTCTCACTCGATGAAAATGGAATGTTATATAGAATAACCTTCGATGGACCACTGGCAGTATGCTTGGGACCCGGGGATACCGATTACGTACTACGAGAAATCTATGAGGGTACTTGTGGTAACCATTTTGGTGCAGACTCTCTAGTTCGCAAGGTGATCTGA
- the LOC104230946 gene encoding protein FEZ-like isoform X2 yields the protein MEERNEKEKMDEVMLPGFRFHPTDEELVGFYLRRKVQHKPISIELIKQLDIYKYDPWDLPKLATVGEKEWYFYCPRDRKYRNSARPNRVTGAGFWKATGTDRPIYSSEGSKCIGLKKSLVFYKGRAAKGIKTDWMMHEFRLPSITDSTAPKRFLDKHIPPNDSWAICRIFKKANSNAHRALSHSWVSPTVLENTTSDFLTSSHFTNYSNEISLINKTNSPIQFSGSTINDLQNSSSNMASFSTLDLPLYKTLNSNYDPITSYTFSSCTETSEILPLPKCINMSNNNIDASSLLLNMSSSIFGDYSIPLPENIEGGGVLDQETTLKEANHVNNMDHMEEQWRNVRSIGLLPLNMAADAWKTNLLWDSSPCPSSEMSTSYSTNKCYT from the exons ATGGAAGagagaaatgagaaagaaaaaatgGATGAAGTGATGCTACCAGGGTTTCGTTTTCATCCAACTGATGAAGAGTTAGTAGGGTTTTATCTAAGGAGGAAAGTTCAGCACAAACCTATCTCCATTGAACTTATCAAGCAACTTGACATCTATAAGTATGATCCATGGGATCTACCAA AGTTGGCAACAGTGGGAGAAAAAGAGTGGTATTTCTACTGTCCAAGGGATAGAAAATATAGAAATAGTGCAAGGCCAAATCGAGTAACTGGAGCTGGTTTTTGGAAAGCCACAGGAACTGATAGACCTATTTACTCTTCTGAAGGTTCAAAATGCATTGGCTTGAAAAAATCCTTAGTTTTCTACAAAGGTAGAGCTGCAAAAGGGATTAAAACTGACTGGATGATGCATGAGTTTAGGTTACCTTCTATCACTGACTCCACTGCACCAAAGAGATTCTTGGACAAACATATTCCTCCTAAT GACTCATGGGCAATATGcaggattttcaagaaagcaAACTCCAATGCACATAGAGCTCTTTCTCATTCTTGGGTATCACCAACAGTACTTGAAAACACTACATCAGATTTTCTAACCAGCAGCCACTTTACTAATTATTCAAATGAAATTTCATTGATAAACAAAACAAATTCACCTATCCAATTTAGTGGTTCTACCATTAATGATTTACAAAACTCCTCATCCAATATGGCTAGTTTCTCCACATTAGATCTTCCACTTTACAAAACCCTCAACTCAAACTATGACCCTATCACAAGTTACACATTTTCTTCTTGTACTGAAACTTCTGAAATACTACCATTACCAAAATGCATCAATATGAGCAATAATAATATTGATGCTTCTTCTTTGCTTCTAAACATGTCATCTTCTATATTTGGAGATTATTCGATACCGTTACCGGAGAATATAGAAGGTGGTGGTGTTCTTGATCAAGAGACAACCTTAAAGGAAGCTAATCATGtgaacaatatggatcacatggAGGAACAATGGAGAAATGTTAGATCTATTGGATTACTTCCTTTGAATATGGCTGCTGATGCTTGGAAGACTAATTTGCTTTGGGATTCTTCTCCTTGTCCTAGTAGTGAAATGTCCACAAGTTATTCTACTAACAAGTGTTACACTTGA
- the LOC104230946 gene encoding protein FEZ-like isoform X1 yields the protein MEERNEKEKMDEVMLPGFRFHPTDEELVGFYLRRKVQHKPISIELIKQLDIYKYDPWDLPTELATVGEKEWYFYCPRDRKYRNSARPNRVTGAGFWKATGTDRPIYSSEGSKCIGLKKSLVFYKGRAAKGIKTDWMMHEFRLPSITDSTAPKRFLDKHIPPNDSWAICRIFKKANSNAHRALSHSWVSPTVLENTTSDFLTSSHFTNYSNEISLINKTNSPIQFSGSTINDLQNSSSNMASFSTLDLPLYKTLNSNYDPITSYTFSSCTETSEILPLPKCINMSNNNIDASSLLLNMSSSIFGDYSIPLPENIEGGGVLDQETTLKEANHVNNMDHMEEQWRNVRSIGLLPLNMAADAWKTNLLWDSSPCPSSEMSTSYSTNKCYT from the exons ATGGAAGagagaaatgagaaagaaaaaatgGATGAAGTGATGCTACCAGGGTTTCGTTTTCATCCAACTGATGAAGAGTTAGTAGGGTTTTATCTAAGGAGGAAAGTTCAGCACAAACCTATCTCCATTGAACTTATCAAGCAACTTGACATCTATAAGTATGATCCATGGGATCTACCAA CAGAGTTGGCAACAGTGGGAGAAAAAGAGTGGTATTTCTACTGTCCAAGGGATAGAAAATATAGAAATAGTGCAAGGCCAAATCGAGTAACTGGAGCTGGTTTTTGGAAAGCCACAGGAACTGATAGACCTATTTACTCTTCTGAAGGTTCAAAATGCATTGGCTTGAAAAAATCCTTAGTTTTCTACAAAGGTAGAGCTGCAAAAGGGATTAAAACTGACTGGATGATGCATGAGTTTAGGTTACCTTCTATCACTGACTCCACTGCACCAAAGAGATTCTTGGACAAACATATTCCTCCTAAT GACTCATGGGCAATATGcaggattttcaagaaagcaAACTCCAATGCACATAGAGCTCTTTCTCATTCTTGGGTATCACCAACAGTACTTGAAAACACTACATCAGATTTTCTAACCAGCAGCCACTTTACTAATTATTCAAATGAAATTTCATTGATAAACAAAACAAATTCACCTATCCAATTTAGTGGTTCTACCATTAATGATTTACAAAACTCCTCATCCAATATGGCTAGTTTCTCCACATTAGATCTTCCACTTTACAAAACCCTCAACTCAAACTATGACCCTATCACAAGTTACACATTTTCTTCTTGTACTGAAACTTCTGAAATACTACCATTACCAAAATGCATCAATATGAGCAATAATAATATTGATGCTTCTTCTTTGCTTCTAAACATGTCATCTTCTATATTTGGAGATTATTCGATACCGTTACCGGAGAATATAGAAGGTGGTGGTGTTCTTGATCAAGAGACAACCTTAAAGGAAGCTAATCATGtgaacaatatggatcacatggAGGAACAATGGAGAAATGTTAGATCTATTGGATTACTTCCTTTGAATATGGCTGCTGATGCTTGGAAGACTAATTTGCTTTGGGATTCTTCTCCTTGTCCTAGTAGTGAAATGTCCACAAGTTATTCTACTAACAAGTGTTACACTTGA
- the LOC104230947 gene encoding large ribosomal subunit protein eL34 has translation MVQRLTYRKRHSYATKSNQHRVVKTPGGKLIYQSTKKRASGPKCPVTGKRIQGIPHLRPTEYKRSRLSRNRRTVNRAYGGVLSGSAVRERIIRAFLVEEQKIVKKVLKIQKAKEKLAAKS, from the exons ATGGTCCAACGATTAACTTACCGTAAACGGCACAGCTATGCCACCAAATCTAACCAACATAGGGTTGTCAAAACCCCAG GTGGAAAGCTGATTTACCAGAGTACCAAGAAGAGGGCTAGTGGACCTAAGTGCCCTGTTACTGGAAAAAGAATTCAAGGG ATTCCTCACTTGAGGCCTACTGAATACAAGAGGTCAAGATTGTCGAGAAACAGGAGGACTGTGAACCGTGCTTATGGTGGTGTGTTGTCAGGCAGTGCTGTACGTGAAAG GATCATAAGAGCCTTTTTGGTGGAAGAACAAAAGATTGTGAAGAAGGTTTTGAAGATCCAGAAAGCCAAGGAAAAGCTAGCTGCCAAGAGCTAA